TCGAACAGGACGGACACCGCAATAAAGGCAAGAAACACCGGAACCGCTCTGGGGGAGGCTGACGATGCCTGCACAAGCAGCGCAACCAACGCTGCCAAACAGAGGAGCAATCCGGCCACGAAAACAGCTCCGTTCCCGCCGATCTCCTTGCGGAGCCTGAACGCACTGGCGTTGATGAGCGCAAAAATGAGCAGGAAGCTCGCACTCGCGATCACGGCGATTTCGGTCAGCGAAATCGCATTGGCAATCACGAGGCTGATTGCGGCGGTCATCACCACGCCCATCACCGGCTCGTTCCACGCCTGCCGGTCGAAAATCTCCGGAAGCTCGCCGTCCCGCGCCAGAAAATAGCCGAGCCGCGCATTGCCGTAAATCGTGGCGTTGATCGCTGAAAAGGTTGCCAGCAGCGCCGCCACGGAAACGATCACGAACCCGGTCTGCCCCAGCGCCGGTTTGGCAGCCACGGCAAGCGCGTAATCCTTCGCACGCATGAGCTGCGCCTCCGGCACCGCCTGCACGGTCACGAATCCGATCAGCACGTAGAGCACAATCACCACAACCACCGAGATGTAAAACGCCAGCGGCAGGTTCCGTTCCGGATTGGTGATCTCCTCTGAAGCGTTCGCGATCAGCTCGAACCCCTCGTAGGCGACGAAAATGACCATGCCTGCCATGAAGATCGACGGCACGGCTCCGGGCGCGGGAAGGGTAACGGGCGCACTGGCAAGCGCTGGAAGACTGAAGCCGAGAATGACCAGCAACAGCAGCAGCTTGAGCGCCACAATCGCCGTCTCGGATTTGCTGACGAACGACGCGCTGACCAGATTGATGAGCGTCGGCAAAACGATGGCGATGCTGATGAGCGCGTGCCGGAAAAGGCTCGAATGAATTTGCGGGAAAAAGGTTCCGGCGTACGACGCAAACGCCGCGGCATAGAGCGCGATGGTCACGAGATAGCTCAACCACAGCATCAGGTTGACACTGCCCGACGCGATGTTGCTGCCAAACGCCTGATCGACAAAAAGCACTGTGCCACCCCGGCTCTGGAACCGCACGGAGAGCTTCGCGTAGGCATACGAAGTCAGCAGCGCGATGATGCCCGAAAAGAGGAAGGCGATGGGCGTGGCCTTCCGCGCAAGCGACACCGCCTCCCCGAGCACGGCGAAGATTCCGCCGCCCACCATGCCGCCGATGCCAATGGCAATTGCGCCGACAAGGCCGACGGCTTTTTTGTTTTTGCTCTCCCCGGCCATCACCTCATGCAACCGGACAAACCGCTGACCTTTAATCTTGTCATGAAATTCGTGTTTTACGTCCGGCTCATTTCTTCGCAATCAATCGTCCCCGGCCAACCTTGCCGGCTACCGAAGCGTCGCGCCAGAGGGTGATCCCCTGCTCGACCGCGTCGTACATCTCCTGGCCGTAGTTGTCGACAATCGCCTGACGGAAGTCATTCTGCACCATGTCGAGGTAGCCCTGAATCGACGGCGCAAAGCTGGCCGAGAGGTCTTCCTTTTCGATGACCGTCAGCCCGGCGGCTTCGGCGAGCGCGGCGTAGCCGTCGAGCGTCTCCATGTACGGGAACACCATGAAGGTGTTGAGCGCCTGCCACTCGTCGTCGGACATCGGGCCAGTCTCCAGCCAATCGGTGAAGGCGAGCGTGCCGCCCGGCTTCAGCACGCGGGCGCACTCCTCGATGAGCCGCTGCTTGTCGGTGATGTAGCACCAGGCGTCCTGCCCCCACACCATGTCGAAGGTTCCGGCCTGAAACGGCATATCGAGCGCGTTGCCCAAACGGTAATCGATCTTGTCCGACAACCCTGCCTCCTCGGTGCGACGCCGGGCCTCTTCATCCATCCGACGGGTTGCGTCGAGGCCGGTCACGCGGCAGCCGTACTTTTTGGCGAGATACCGAGCCGGGCCACCGAGTGCACTGCAGACGTCGAGAAGGTGCGAGTCCTCGCCGACCCCGGCTTTTTCAGCAAGCAGGTCGGTTTCCGCTTCTGAGCCGACGTGAATCTGCTCGCCCATCAGCATCTCCCAGAGAATACCGCCCGCGCCGTCATACACTTCGTTGACGCTTCCGATCGTGACATCGAGTTTTCTGGTCATCTGAACCTCTCTTTCCTGATTGTTGAAGTTATTCCAATTCCAGCTCATTCATGCATCAATAAAATGCTGTTTCCTCGTCATTCCCGCGCAGGCGGGAAACCAGAAACTGGAGCACATGGATTCCCGCTTTCGCGGGGATGACGGACCGAAATGCCAAGAGCCCCATGATGATGCATAGTTGTTTTAGAAATGAAATCAGTCTGATGATTGCCCTGAGCGGATCAGCCAGCACTTCGGATCGAGGCCGTCCGCGTCGCCGTTGTAGTGGTAGGCACTGGCCCGGCAGCCCCAGCAATGGGCGTTATTGACGCACGAATCGCAGGGCGCGGGCAGGTTGTGGACATCGTGCAGAGCGGCGTGCACGAGCGTGTCGCGATGCCGGGCGACGATGTCGCGGAACGGCATCTCGCGAATGTTGGCCACGCCGTCGCGGATGACCGAGCATGGCGTGACGTCGCCGGTAAAGGTGACGGTAGCCATCGTGCCGCAGTAGTATTTGTCGGTATCCATCGCCGCGATGGAGATTTTGTCGTCGCCGTAGTTGATGCGGTCGCGCTCGGTATAGACCCGCTGTACCTCGTCGAGGCCCGGCTCCAGCGAGCGCCACTCCGCGCCCATGCCGGCGGGATTGAACATGGTGAGGCAGGTGCGCAGCCCCTTCTCGCGGAACCACCAGCGCATGGTCTTGATCGCGTCGTCCGGGCCTTGCAACGACGTGTAGGTGATG
This portion of the Chlorobaculum parvum NCIB 8327 genome encodes:
- a CDS encoding APC family permease → MAGESKNKKAVGLVGAIAIGIGGMVGGGIFAVLGEAVSLARKATPIAFLFSGIIALLTSYAYAKLSVRFQSRGGTVLFVDQAFGSNIASGSVNLMLWLSYLVTIALYAAAFASYAGTFFPQIHSSLFRHALISIAIVLPTLINLVSASFVSKSETAIVALKLLLLLVILGFSLPALASAPVTLPAPGAVPSIFMAGMVIFVAYEGFELIANASEEITNPERNLPLAFYISVVVVIVLYVLIGFVTVQAVPEAQLMRAKDYALAVAAKPALGQTGFVIVSVAALLATFSAINATIYGNARLGYFLARDGELPEIFDRQAWNEPVMGVVMTAAISLVIANAISLTEIAVIASASFLLIFALINASAFRLRKEIGGNGAVFVAGLLLCLAALVALLVQASSASPRAVPVFLAFIAVSVLFELLYGCRVRKCFLGRIFGQDQQDTSK
- a CDS encoding methyltransferase domain-containing protein, translated to MTRKLDVTIGSVNEVYDGAGGILWEMLMGEQIHVGSEAETDLLAEKAGVGEDSHLLDVCSALGGPARYLAKKYGCRVTGLDATRRMDEEARRRTEEAGLSDKIDYRLGNALDMPFQAGTFDMVWGQDAWCYITDKQRLIEECARVLKPGGTLAFTDWLETGPMSDDEWQALNTFMVFPYMETLDGYAALAEAAGLTVIEKEDLSASFAPSIQGYLDMVQNDFRQAIVDNYGQEMYDAVEQGITLWRDASVAGKVGRGRLIAKK